One Drechmeria coniospora strain ARSEF 6962 chromosome 01, whole genome shotgun sequence genomic region harbors:
- a CDS encoding Basic Secretory protein (plant Basic Secretory protein): MAVTPPKSTPTPTPTPTPTPTATTLPSPMPPAIRPASFKPQHPCTGGKSDDAHEDAAHVKFALPKLRLEIRDLSHPGARLFLNSINASECVATAVTNLLRLLYTSPKTATTTVPPTRSVTFILRDVPGVAYTTGSELDDDHKEIHFSLAYLEGIPTARATDEVAGVITHELVHCYQYNGLGTCPGGLIEGIADWVRMHCGLCPPHWKADPSGEWDSGYERTAFFLDYLERRFQGKLVQRINEKLRIQKYEPRAFWAELTGHTVEDLWRDYGESLKAAAHDEGVKAAHDEASQTNDVEM; encoded by the coding sequence ATGGCTGTCACGCCCCCGAAAAGCACGCCGacaccgacaccgacgccgacgccgacaccgacggccacgacccTCCCGTCCCCAATGCCTCCCGCCATCCGTCCCGCCTCCTTCAAGCCGCAGCACCCCTGCACCGGCGGCAAGTCGGACGACGCGCACGAGGATGCCGCCCACGTCAAGTTCGCCCTCCCGAAGCTGCGGCTCGAGATCCGCGACCTCTCGCACCCCGGCGCCCGCCTCTTCCTGAACTCGATCAACGCGTCCGAGTGCGTGGCCACGGCGGTGACGAACCTCCTTCGCCTCCTCTACACGTCCCccaagacggcgacgacgacggtgccgcccaCGCGCTCCGTCACCTTCATCCTCCGCGACGTGCCCGGCGTCGCCTACACCACCGGctccgagctcgacgacgaccacaAGGAGATTCACTTCTCGCTCGCCTACCTCGAGGGCATCCCCACCGCCCGCGCCACCGACGAGGTGGCCGGCGTCATCACCCACGAGCTCGTCCACTGCTACCAGTACAACGGCCTCGGCACCTGCCCCGGCGGCCTCATCGAGGGCATCGCCGACTGGGTCCGCATGCACTGCGGCCTCTGCCCGCCCCACTGGAAGGCCGACCCCTCGGGCGAGTGGGACAGCGGCTACGAGAGGaccgccttcttcctcgacTATCTCGAGAGGCGCTTCCAGGGGAAGCTCGTCCAGCGCATCAACGAGAAGCTGCGCATTCAAAAGTACGAGCCGCGCGCCTTCTGGGCCGAGCTGACGGGCCACACCGTCGAAGACCTGTGGAGGGACTACGGCGAGAGCCTCAAGGCCGCCGCtcacgacgagggcgtcaaGGCGGCCCACGACGAGGCCTCCCAGACGAACGACGTCGAGATGTAG